The genomic DNA GTTGCCCGGGTTGCCAAACTTGCCAGGAGTCCATGGAGGGGCGCAAGTTGGTACaccccctttccctcctggAGGAACTACCCCACTCGGAACTGGAACTGGTGTATCCAATTCTCCTCCTACTCTCCCCCGACCCCCGCAGCATCTACAAACTAATCACCTCAATCAGcgtcttccacctcctccacctacacttccaccacccccAGGGGGCTACCGTCCCCCACCTTATGGATACATACCGACGCCACCTCAAGGGCCGGCAATGACGCATGGGTATGGGTCGCCGCCGTACcggagaggaagtggaggggCGTATGCTTATCCACTAGGATCATCGGGTCCGCCGGGGCCGCGGGGACCACCGGGGCCGGGGCCCTTGCCTAGACCTCCACTCCCGCCTGGCGCTCAAGCAGCTCAGGGAGGTAGACCGCCGCAGGAAGAGAGACACCATCCAAATCAGAATCGTcagcaagagcaaggacACAGGCAAGGTCAACGCCAAGGGCAAAGATGGAGGAATGAGAGAGGGAATGGAAATAACaatggaggatggaaacGTCGGGGTCATTGAGTAGAACTAATAATATGACGATAAGTGATGTATAATATATTTCATTATGTGCATAGGCATATACTTGGTATGATGCACTAATTACTGTTTCAATTATAAATGatcattttttttcatAGATGCCGGCGGCGAGGTAGATGACCTTCAGTACACCTTTTCATGATTCTGCTTCCCCCGCTACTTTCGTAGTCTAACATGAGGCTAAATAAGCTGGTCTTTTTTTCAATGTGGGCAAAATCAGTGCCTTGCATTCATCTATTTGTTATTACATTACATTactcttctcatctcccgTAAGGGTCCCGACCTTCTTGCCTTTGCAGATACAACTCATCTGAAGGGTAATACCCAAATGGTGGCctggaaggaggaggcgctGGAGCCTGGGGCTGTGGGCGCCTTTCGGGCACAGGTGGgggaggtggaagtggTTGAGAATATTGCGGTGCAGGAGGTAGTAGGTGATAAGCCTGCTGATCCTGATGCTGTGGCTGTTGTCCGTAAGGCTGTTGTACATAGGGATAAGATTGAGGTTGTGGTGTATGGGATTGAGGTAGTGGTGTATGAGACTGAGGTAATGGTGTATGAGACTGAGGTAGTGGCGTATGGGATTGAGGTAGTGGCGTATGGGATTGAGGTTGCGGTGTATGGGATTGAGGGTATGGTGTATGGGATTGAGGTTGTGGCTGCGCTGATTGAGTCTGCTGATACCAGGGGACGTATCCGCTCTCATTCGTCTGAGGCTGCGGAGGGGGTGGCACCGGCGACGGCTGCCTGTGAGGCAAAACCGAGGACTGTGAATAAGCATAACTTTGCGGAGGTGCGGGAGGTAGAGGTGGTTGCTGctgatgagcaggaggaagTGTCTGATAATACGGTTGTGGCGTTGGGGACGACTGCGGAGGGTAGGACTGAGGGGTTTGCGGCGGCTGTGGAGGATAGTAACCTTGGGATGACGGCGGTGACTGTTGGTGATCTTGTGCAGGCGGTACCGGATAAATATTGCTTCTGGTAGGCGTAGAATACCCCTCCCGTTGACCGTACCCATTACCACCTACCGGACTTCCATATGCACCGTTCACTTGACATTGAGGTTGAAATTGCCCCGCAGATTGCTGAGCGTAATATCCTGGACCCGGGCTGGATGCTCTCCTTGAATCGCCAGGCGGTTGAGCAAGACCACtgaatgaggaagagggtacCTGGTAATGTCCCAAGGTAGTCGCCACAGGACTTATGGAGCCAGCAGAGTGGGAATGTAAAGGTGGCGCCGGTGTCGGAGGCTGACCATGATATTGATTGGAAGTAAATGGTGGAGGCGGTTGGGAGTAGTGTTGATGGGGTTGGGGAGGACCAGCTGGGCGAAGAGACTCGGGGATTGTAGATGTTATGCGACTATCCTGCGGTGACGGAGCTGATATTGGAGCCACAGGAGGCGCTAGACTGGCAGGCGCAGCACCATGTGACATGCCTGACGACGGTCTAAGCATCGGCGTTGCAGCGGTTCTCAATCTATCCGCCTCCATTCTCATGGTCTGCTCCCCCGTTAAAGCGTCATTTGTTGACATGggccgaggatgaggtgtaggtgctggtgctggatgagattgaggaaGCATAGACCCCCATGGAGCTTCTGAACCAGCTCCTATGGACTGAGTCGATATAGGCCTAAGGTGTGGTGTAGGTGCAGGAGCATACCCAGAATGAGGTAACACAGATCCCCAAGGTGCCTCGGAACTGCCACCAAACGAGTGACGGTGGCTATGACCATAACTTGACGAAGGTGCAGAAGGTGCAGGTGCAGATGACATCGAAAAACTGTTCACAGAAGGATTCAGAGACATCGACGACATCGGCCGGGTGAGTACGTCAACAGAGGCCCGACTGTTGACGGacagtgatgaagaaaacgATGGCTGATAGCCATGTTGCGCCTGTTGAATGGGCTAAGCGTGCCGTCAGACCACGTCTCTACGCCGGTTTGAAGTAAACGTACAGGTAAGGGGCTGCTTTTCCTATGCCCGGAGGGTAATCCAAGATCAGCAAAGCTGGTTGATTGCCCAGGCTGAGAGGCAGGCGATGGTACCCTAGCAGCTTGAGGGGCATAAGGGGGTATATATAGATTGGCACCTGAGATACTCCCTGAACTCAGCTGTGGTAACGCGCCTTTCCCAGCCGTGGAGCCGAAGGACATGGACGAATTTGAACCGTTAAGGCTAGGGGGACCGTATCTTGGTATAGATGGACGAGGCACGTTTCTTTTCACTGGGGGCGCTTCCTGTAAGAGGGCCCGTTCAGTGAATGTGTCCACGTCTGCGCAGTCAAGGATGGTGTCAAACGTacattggagaagaaagtgagCTCAAGATAGATTTCTCCGCTATATTTTTCCTTGTACTGAAAATCATACCAGTCTGCAATAGGGTCAGCTCTGCGTTGATGCAGATGTGCATGGTACTCACCATCAACCTCTCCCTTTTTCAACACGTCCTCAAGGCTAACCACACAGTCTCCAATCAATTCCGGCTCTTTTGCATCATCGGCAAAGCACGCGACCTTCATACTTttccctcccttcttcttgatcttcctGCTCTTGCTCGCCAATGCCGCAGTTGTTATTACTCCAGGATCATCCGGGACTGGCAAGGGCTTGCCGTTTAGGGATGAATTGAGGGATTCCGACTGCGACTCTGACCGTTGAACGACGTCTTCCACGTCCTCCAAGATGGCAAAACGGAATTCTTCGTCCCATTCTGGGTGCTGTCCGCCTCTGTGATATTGGAGATATGAGTCTTTACCATGGACACTATGATAATGCCAAGACGACGTACCGTTTAATAGGTTTCGttttttgcttttcttCACCGACGATGACGGTACAAAACGGATCTTGTTTGCCAAAACGAGACTTGTTGGGTAGATTTCTCTACGCAATAAGGTCAGACAGTTTCTACACCAGCAATACAACTTCCGAAAACGACCTACAGCCTTGCCCACCACCACGATCAACGTGCCAAGCTCTTTGGGTTCTATAGGGGTGCTCATCTTATGGAGAATATATGGAGATCTGAAAGGGCAAGTGAATCAGCTACATCCTCAGCAGTACCAAACAATTCTTACAGATGAAGGTGTTAACAAAATGACAACCGATCACACAGTCCATAGAGCAACCAGGAGATTGTGGATCGCCGAGCAGCTGCCTGTACGCTGGATGAGAGGGCTATCGTTTGTATGGGCACTTGCAGTGCGTTGTATGGAAGTATAGATGGTGGCTGGAAGGAAAACCGGGCCTGAAAGCACCGCTGGAAGAATAAGCTGTGCGTTGTATAGCTGTTGTGGACGACTTGGGACAGAAGAATCATTGTGAGACCTACCGACGGCGCTCACCGCTCATGAGGAGGATCAGATTAGGCACTCGACTTTTATGCAGGCGCCTTTCCTTATTTGTTTTCTGAGGATTAGGCCCGCGAACATTGTCAACTCTTAGCCTTACGTAAATATAATGGGCCCAGAATATGTCTTCATATGCGTGCTGTTCATTCATCGTTCTTTCCGTGCAGTCTCTCTACTCGATCCGCTTCAGTGCCGCGCAGAAACTCAAGACATGGTTTTTAATGGTATTCTTCCAAGTCCCGTCGTGATCCTGACGCCATTCGCTAGCCACGAATCCGGAAAGTTAGACCGATGACGAACGCCATTATAGTTCATCGACCTGCAATAATCATGGGCGGAACGCAAGGAATAGCCCAACTCAATCACGAAGTCTTTCCGCTCCTTTGTCGAATTTTCAAATACATCTCGGAAATCGCATGCATCTTGGATGGCTGGACGCAAATAattcctttcttcttttgatcGCCTCACGCATGCCTCCCTTTTCAACTTTAGCTTGACGGATAACTCATCCTCAGTCCTGCAATACACCTTGGAATATTCGACTGCTTCGCCGTCTACAGAATGGTTTACGAGCTGGACCGGGCCCCCGGCCTGGTTGACCTTCCCTCCGagctcctcttcaaaaTAGCGTCTTTTCTGGACAAACGGTCGGCCACCAATTTTGCTCGAACCGCTCGTGCGTTCCAGAAACCATCCGAATCCTTAATATGGAAAACGCTTTCCCTCACACGTTTTCATATTGTGGAAAATACTGCGTCTTTAGTCGCCGGAAACTTGAatgagagggaaagagccAGTGTCCTCAATGATCTCCGGATCAGCCCCAAAGCTTGGATCAATAGCTCAAGAATCTTGGTTCAAGGTATGATAGATAACCTTAGGCGGGTGGATTGGCGTCAGACCTATTTGCGAGAGCTCGACCTCCAACTCGAGGTCAAAGTACCTCTAAACCTCATTGATCTATTGAACGACATTTCACCAGTGCTCGAAATCTTGCATATTGACTTCCCTACCCCACGTTCAGGCTTCTATCGTATGGCCCCTCGTCCTCCCCACCTTCCACGTTTCACCTCTATTCTTCACATAATGAGAGGTCTTCGTCGACCACTTACGGCTCTCAAGCACGTCGAGCTTTATATTGATAATGAGAACTGGGCAGCGCTAGTTTCGGCCATGCTTCAGGCCGCCCCTAATCTCGTGTCCCTGACTATCAGCACAGATATGCACTTGATAAGAAACATTTCGGCTGAGGATAAAGTCCCCATCATCCCAGAACTACCATGCCTGCGAAAAATTATTATACAGGAGATGGATAACTCTATCACTGCGGCTTTGACCGCTATCATAGCCAGCGCACCGAATTTGGAACATGTGGCGCTCAGAGACTCGAACCTGAGCTGGCAGCCTGCCAAGGCTTCGTTACTAGATGAATCCATTCTCGATCGTCTATCGCGTTTGCCTCTCCTGAAAAAGCTTGAGATCTCTTCCAATTGTTTCTACGCTCTATGCGAATTAGATGGATTTAAAAGTGTAGGGGAGCTTTCAGTGCTGTGGAACGTGACAGAACTGAAAACTAGGATTTGCACAGTAAGCATGATGCAGGACAATTGTACTTTGTATCCGTGACTAACACACCCCACCAGAATGATTATCTAATACCACCGCTTCCCAACCTGCAAAAATATCAAATCAAAGTATCTCTGTACTTTACAGATACAGACTACCGCTGGGAAGAGTATTTATATCCCCGACTGAGTACCATTCAGCATCTTACCACCGTCGGCCTCCCCCAGCTTTCCTCCGCTCCTCGCCTGACGATTATCTATTGTCCCACCTATTCGAATTATCAAATACGCGACTTTAGCAGGAAATGTGAAGTCGAACGACTACACTTTCCAGAAGCGAACGATAGGTTATTTCAAGGTATTGTTGTGAGGCAATTTGCTGGGAAATACGGGGACTTGGTGCACTGTCGGTCAAGATTCCGaactgatgatgacgacgcAGTCAAGTTGGGACGATTAATTTCAGATGAAACGGCTTGGGAAGAGCATGCGATCTACAACGGAAGGCCAGTGCCGGTTGGAACTTTAGCCGCTGTCTATGCCGCAGAAGGCTTGGCTATCGGAAGCAACGTTGAGGGGAGAAGCTTGCAActgggagaggaaggcaCCAAAGTGCTACAGCTATGGGAGATGCAAAGGGACGAATTGTAGCCAGAATGATAAATTGGAATATCTTCTGTTCATGTCGTTCTTTGTTGTACTATCATTTGTAAATATTTCTTCTGTCGAATCTTTCCCATCATACATAATTTAATATTTATGAATCAAACTTCATCGCTCTCATCTACGTTGACGATGAAGTTCATGAACCATCGGACTTGCTCAATGAAGACGTCGGCCTCCTTCAGCCGCCATTTTTATCAGCGTTATCTGGATTGCCCTAGACAGTTAGAACTCACAATGTGCTCGTCGATGGTGTGAACATTATTGAACCCAGGGCCCACGATCTGATAAGCAAATCGGTAGATATTCTTGGTAAGGTTCCAGTATCGCTTAGTGTCGGTGTTCTATTTCGACCCGTAAGTCAGAAATCCGCTACGATAAAGTGGATTGAGAAAACAAATGCTTACACCAGTCGAGATGGAGGGCGCCATAATAATCTCATCGCTCCCAGCCTCAGTCTCCTCAGCACCAGGTCTTGTAGCATAAACACCCTTCACGGTTCCAGACAACAACCTCCAAGCAGGGCTTTCCACAGTGAACGGGGAGACGGGAGCAGGGTCAAGGCTGGAGTTGAATGCCACATTGAGGATCACCTTGCCAGCCTTAGGGCCGTCATTCTTGGAGAAATGGCATCCGTGTCCGTGGGGCTGTATCTCTTGACCGAAAGCTTCAACAGCAAGGTTGAGCTTGGAGGCAACAGGGGCGATGACGTCTGTGATTTGTTGCTGGAGTTCGGCGACGGATGAGGCCAAGTTGATTCGGTGGTTCACAATGGCG from Cryptococcus neoformans var. neoformans JEC21 chromosome 7 sequence includes the following:
- a CDS encoding calcineurin temperature suppressor Cts1, with the protein product MSTPIEPKELGTLIVVVGKARNLPNKSRFGKQDPFCTVIVGEEKQKTKPIKRGGQHPEWDEEFRFAILEDVEDVVQRSESQSESLNSSLNGKPLPVPDDPGVITTAALASKSRKIKKKGGKSMKVACFADDAKEPELIGDCVVSLEDVLKKGEVDDWYDFQYKEKYSGEIYLELTFFSNEAPPVKRNVPRPSIPRYGPPSLNGSNSSMSFGSTAGKGALPQLSSGSISGANLYIPPYAPQAARVPSPASQPGQSTSFADLGLPSGHRKSSPLPPIQQAQHGYQPSFSSSLSVNSRASVDVLTRPMSSMSLNPSVNSFSMSSAPAPSAPSSSYGHSHRHSFGGSSEAPWGSVLPHSGYAPAPTPHLRPISTQSIGAGSEAPWGSMLPQSHPAPAPTPHPRPMSTNDALTGEQTMRMEADRLRTAATPMLRPSSGMSHGAAPASLAPPVAPISAPSPQDSRITSTIPESLRPAGPPQPHQHYSQPPPPFTSNQYHGQPPTPAPPLHSHSAGSISPVATTLGHYQVPSSSFSGLAQPPGDSRRASSPGPGYYAQQSAGQFQPQCQVNGAYGSPVGGNGYGQREGYSTPTRSNIYPVPPAQDHQQSPPSSQGYYPPQPPQTPQSYPPQSSPTPQPYYQTLPPAHQQQPPLPPAPPQSYAYSQSSVLPHRQPSPVPPPPQPQTNESGYVPWYQQTQSAQPQPQSHTPYPQSHTPQPQSHTPLPQSHTPLPQSHTPLPQSHTPLPQSHTPQPQSYPYVQQPYGQQPQHQDQQAYHLLPPAPQYSQPLPPPPPVPERRPQPQAPAPPPSRPPFGYYPSDELYLQRQEGRDPYGR